The DNA segment CAGAAACGCAATCAATTATGATACTAATTAAGAGAGTAAGCAAACTGTAGACGAGATTAGAggtaaaaaccaaattaaagttCCACAGTGGAATGAAAAAGAAGTCCTTAAGCTCATCCAACTGGCAGCAATATACTAGAAGTAGTTATACACTGGAACAGTTACAGTGTCAAAGGAAATTCCAAATAGTAAATTCAAGAGGAGGAAAATTTGAGAAATAGAAATACATAACTGGTAGAGGAGCAGTTTCTTTAGCTCATTAATTTAGTTGTTTGGATAACTTCATATAGGCAATATGAGCCTAACATCATTGTAATAACTTTCAGTTACGGCATTTGTTACATTACCTTGGACAGAGAGGGAACCCTCTGCTAAAGACTAAGGCATTACCAGAATACTTTTAATCTTGAAGTTGAGGTATCTGTCCGTCCCTATGTACACTTACCATGCAATATTCTGGAGTTAATATTTGATCCAGTAAAATAATCTTGGACAGGAGGTACATAACCTCCTCTTTATTTCGTCAGTGTCCTGAGCTATATTTTCTGAGCAGATATTATAAGTTTTATCAATGTGACTTGCAGGTTGCAACTTAATGCAGCTATATGCTAATCAAATTTCACATTTCTTGGAAAACGCTTTTCTAATcaaacttttctttcttttgtcccgGTAAAAAGCATATAAAGCATTTATCGAGGGCTTTGGTCTCTAAGCACATAAAGGGGGGCACAAGTATTTTAAGAAATTACCAGTGGCAGTTCCTTGGAGAATATATGGTATCTGAACTCGGCAGCCAGCTCTTGTAAGGGATTTGGTCCACTGACATAACAGTGGATGTCAAGAAACAAATTGCCTTTCACTTCTGTCCATTCAGCAACCACATCATCCTTATTATACCACCCTTTCAACTGCCATCGAAAATGTGGCACAAGAATTGAAATCAAATTacaaaaatttcaaaacaaaGTTCAAAACCAGACACAGCTTAAGGATAAGCACTTGCTCGTTCAGAAATGCAAAATGTCATACCTGATCGTATTGGATATTATTTGAGATGGTTAATGTGAGATTAGCAGTAAAATCACAATGGGAGAGGGTATATGTCCGTGGCACAATAGTGGAGTATGTATCAACTTCTTCTCCTTTTAACAAGACTTCCAACTTTGATGCTTCAAATCTTGCTGGAGGACCCAAGAGCCTAACAGCCTGGACGTCATGACCAAAAAAAAGTAATTATTTAAATTAAGAACTCAAAGTCAATATTTTGAGTTTTGCAACATAGTTGTCATGATTGATCATCCCCATTTGATAAGCCGAGGTTTATCAAGTTGAATGAAAAGTTTTTGATTCATTTTCACTATAGACAGACAACACTACAAAGATAAAGTGACATACATATAAAAGAAATTGATTCATCATCTGTAACATCTACTTCAGAAATGATCGTCTCAGTAGGCACACCCAAAATACAGAAAGTTTATGAGGAGAAGAAGGAAGATGAGACTGCCAAACATGCAGAGGAATGTAATAAATAATGTAATTGTGCATATGAATGTAATGAATAATGTAAAAGGATCTCCTATGTTTTTCAGTAATGAAGATATAGTTGTCAAGCCTTCTCTTTGCTTTTATGGTGGAACGGATGATTGGCCAATTTGGAGTATTGCTAATCAGGGTACTTTTACTGCAAATCTACTTGGCAAAACCTGAGGAGACGAAGGAATAACTCCTTCACAGCTTCTATGATTTGGCATAAGAAACTCCCATTCAAAATCTCTTTCTTTATGCTTAAAATGTTACAGAATAGGATTCCAACTGATGAGAATGTACAGAAGTTCTGTATGGTTCTCTAACTCAAGAGCCCTTACTCAAGAGGGCTTGATCAATTGGTGCGCTGGGATGAAAGAAAGTTCTTCGGTACTCCTCCAGGACGAACAGTTCTAAGTGCTCATGTTGTAATAATCACAAGGAAGAAACAGTCACTCACCTTTTCTCTGAAAGCCATATTGCAACTCATGTTTGGTCCTTTTTAGTAAGAGTGGTGGCATTACAGTCAGGCCTGGAAATACTCGACAACTACTCGTGTCATGTTGGTTATCTAAGGCAAAGAATGGAATTCATGCTGCTCTGCTCCAATTCCTACCTTCAATTATATGTTGGGAGATATGGAAAAGCAGGTGTTCTGCTAGATTTGAGAAGGTACACATGTCTGGTAAATTCATTATTATATAGGTATGGAGAACCATGACCATGCTCCTAGTCAGTCTATTTCCTAAAATGCAACTGCCTTTGGATGCTTGAATTGTGTAATGTAGTGGAGAAAGGCAAAACAAAGTATCAGCAGCAAAATGATAAGATGGATGAAACCTGACTCTGGATGGCTGAAGCTAAACACAGATGGTTGCCGTAAAGGAAATTCAGGAAGTGCTGGCGTAGGTGGTGTCATCAGAGACAACCTTAAATGCTTTATTTTTGCATATGCTGAAACCTATGGTAAATGTAGTAATAATATGGCTGAGGTTATAGCTTTGAAACATGGAACAAATTTCTGCACGATAGAGGTTTTCTCAATGTGAAGGTGGGAATCCGATCCCAAATTGATTATTGACATGATTATAGACCAGATTGTTCAACTCTCTAGCAAAGGTTTTCGTTTTTGTCCTTACTTTCAGAGAGTGAAACACAGTGGCTGATCAACTAGCTAATATGGGAGAATCAATAAGGGGTCAGATTATAATTGCTGATACCAGTTCTTTACCGGATACAGTGCAATCCTTATTGAAGCTGGATCAAGATGGCAGCCCAAATTTCAGATTTAAGCCAATGAAGAACCATTTTGTTATTAATGATGCTAATTCTACATAATTTTGTACATTGTATAGTGCTGCTAACGATAGGCATAGTATCCTGTAGTTTAGAGCTTAATTGTCAAATTGTTATGGAGGCAATCTTCCAACTTAGGCAGAGTTCTTGGCATTTGTCGTTCACAAGGATGATCTATGTCATTCTTCACCATGTTCTGGAGGTTATGGTCTATGTCCGCCTCCGTGTACTAGTTCTTTTTGATAATATACGAGTCGGGGTCTATGcctaataaataattaaaaagaacAGTGCAGCAACATTAAAACAAATTAACATAAAATACGATGAATTCATATCCATGAATACTCATATAACATTCTATAAATCGTAAAAAGTGAATCTACATAATTGAGCAAATTGTACAAGTTCCTCAGTAAAATATTCAATTCCCACTTCCAATAGGCAGAACACTACACAATCTACAGAATTTATCACACAAAGGGAAAAAATTCACATCAAGAAAACCGCACAATTATGACTTACAACATGTtcaccaaaataaaaaagagacAAAGAAGAACCTGGAAGACAAGGGTATTGTAAGGGGGTTTCCTGTCACTAAAAGAAGAAATCTGCAGGACAGCAGGAGTTGTTGAATGCTTTACTTGACAATTATAAATGTAAAAACAATTTGATGAAGAAGGGAAATGGTCTCTGTTTGGAGAGGATGAAGAAAGTGCAGAATAGTAATGGTGACTGGCCATGGATTGCATGACAAACTCATCCTCTTTCCTTCTCTCTACTATATTCTATTCCCCTTAAACATTTCACAACCATAtacttttctccttctctttgtTTCTTTGTGTTTCAAGAATGTGAAAATTGTGTTGACAGAGAGACTAGTGAGAGAAATGGAAGAGAGAAGGAGAATATGTGGATGCGGAAGGAGAATGTAACATTTCAGAGGTCCATACTTTTTACGAGGGCCCACAAAATCCATAATAATTAAATGGACCAATAGTTTATTTACATTTGTGTATAACTCTCATCCTCAACTCGAAAATACATAACCTCACAAACATCACAATTTTCatacatatttttttttcattcaaataCATAAGTTTGGGGAATATAATTTAGGCGGAATGATTTTTTGGCTACTTAAACTTGTAGGGCATTTGAAAGTCGATACATGAACTTTAAATTTTTCCATTTGAACACTCGAACTCATTATTCTttaactaataaacacatttgaccaTTGACCATGCCCATGTGGCGTCAGTTGGTCCTAGTCAGCCTGCTGCATGAGGAACACGACGCAGAGGAGTGTGAAAGCCCTATTTCCAACGCCCAACGATCCAAAATGGATTGTATTTAAGTGGGTTCTTATTCATTCCTTGTAAAATATATTATTCCTCCATTTTCCTGAAATATGAAGctctatttatttttattttcttttcccagACCGTGAAAATGATACAAAGTCCTATATTTTATCATTGTGGAGTTGAAGCTAATTAGTTTTGCATCACTTGGAAGCCAACAAATCGAGGAAGAAGGTTTTATAGGTACTTAAATTATGGTCGAAACAATTCGTGTAATTTTTTTAGGTGGTTTGACCCACCTCTTCCAGATCACTACAAACAAGCGATTTTCAGGGTTGTTATCAAGaattagagagagagagatcacAGCTTAGGAAGAGGGTGAATATCTCTGTAACTTTAGTTGTTGTATTAACACTAATCATTGTAATTTTCTTCTTAGTCTAGTTAGCAGTAATCATTGTAATTTTCGTCATAACCCTATGTACAATGATAATAACAAATTGTATAATGAATTTTTGTGGAGGAAAAGCAATGTTTGACATAAACAAGCAGACACATATAAACAATCAAGTTCGATCAGCCTTCTTGTTTACAAAATTAGCTACTGAAAGTTATCTCGTAGCATAAACACTTTAAACATTGTGCCAAAATAAAAGTCATACTTAAACATCCATAGTTAACCTACAAATTAAGTTCTGCAACTAACAGACTTAAGCTATCACAAAAACAAACATTCAGCAGATCATTATGGTTTGAGAGGTTGATGTTTTGCTGAGATGGCTCAAATGGGGACATGGAGACTAGCTTGGTTGAGATGAGGAATGGACTTGAGATTGGCTAATGCTTACTTGAGTTTGTCTTCTCCtcaattgttgttgaagttgcCTTTGTGTTATAGCATTTCTTCCTTGCCATCTTAGTCCAGGTGCACTATATCCAAGATCAATATTGATATACCCAGCATCCACTATTTTTGTAGGGGCAAAAAGTACTCTATCTCTTGATCCACATTGCATAGAAAGTCAAATTAGTACCCAAAATACTAATACCTAAATAAAACTCTAAATCCAAATCACTTACCATTTCTATCATTGTCCCTGAATCACTAAAAAAGATACTAAATCCAGCAATTCTTGGTCTTCCTCGAAGTCAAGTAGCTCTTGGCCTTCCTCTAACACTAGATAGAATATTCTCAGAAGTCCTTGATCTCATACTTCCAGTATCCAAATATAGGATAAAGTACTATCTAATAATGTAAAAATAATGGTCCTAATACaacttaattaaagtaaaaatgaaTACTTACAGATGCACTTGCAACAGTTGATGGTTGAGTATTTCTAGTAGCAGCAGTTCCATATCCACTTGCAGCCTGAGATGGTTCAGTATTTGTGGTATCAGTAGTTCTAGATCCACTTATAACAGTTGATGGTTGAGTTGTTCTTTGAGCAGCCTGAATAGTCTGAGTATTTCTGGTACCAGCAATTCCAGAACCACTTGTAGCAGCTGATGGTTGAGTTGTTCCTTGAGTAGCATTAGCATTTCTGGTACTAGCAGTTCCAGATCCTTGTCCTTTCTGAAATTTCTAAAAATAGAGTTATagaaacaaacaaaatacaagtCACAAACAGAAAATAAATGAATGCATTATCTAAACATTTACCACGATAGGACACCCCTTCTTATTATGACCTACTGTCTTACAATGAGAGCATGTCATTGGTGTCCCTTTCCTTGATCTCTTACCAAACTTCTTTTTAGGTTCATCCTGagcttttcttctatttttcttaggTCTACCAAGCATCTTAGTAATTACAAGAGGCTCAACAGTGAGATTCAGAGTTGATGGATACATCTCCATATTGGTTACTGGTTGTATGTAACAACTGAAAaccttcaagtatgtttctttcTTGTACTAGTGAACAACATAGTCAGCAAGCTCAAATTTCCTAAAAGATATTGCACATATTGCATGAGAGCATGGTATTCTTTTGAGCTGCCATGATCTGCATGTGTTGCCCTAGCATTAACATCACTTCTTTGCCCATATGGTGTTTCATTAAAGCCATATGATTGAACATTAGTGGGGTCCACATTTATACCACCAATACTCAATATTTCATCTAGGTCCAAATTAATATATGGTATATTAATTGTATGACATGGATACACATCAACAAAATCTCCATCCTTAAGGACTTTACACAAAGCTAATACATCGTTATCATATTTCAGAAATCGAAATTCTCCTTTTTTGTTAGTTTTTACATGCATATTTATCTACTATTAAGTACCACATATCCTTAGCCCAATCATTAGAATGAATTATATGTAATTCATCAATGTCAGCCTGAAGAATAACTGGCTAAATTTGCCCATTTATATACCTCATAAATGGGTTAGCCAATAACCACCCTAGATGATGAAACTGTAATTTTACATATACCGCCATTGAAACCTATAAAAAAAAGGCCAAGTCAGATACACTTTAACCTTAAAAGCCATAATTTTATCATAGTGGGagataagaatattttaatatgcaaaaaGCTCTAATTTGTTTTAACCCTAAATGCTAGATCAATTATGAAAAAGATAAAATCCCTAAAGTAAAGTTAAGATTCGactatttttcccaaaaattctaatttaaaatatcaaataaaaacaaatattttgtGCATGCAAACAAAAAATAGCTCCGACTACCACACATTATTTCATAAGAAATTAGATGGCAAATGAGAAAGCGACATCAAAAGAGACATCCCTAAAGTAAAGCTAAGATTCGattgttttccccaaaaaccttaatttaaaattccaaataataaataatttgtgcATGCAGATGAAATATAGCTGACTATCTTACATTAATTCAAGAAAACATATGAGAAGAGAAAACGACATCAAAAGAGACAAACTAACCTTCAGATTTTATAATGTCACTAGAATCGAAAGCACAACCAAACGAAGCTTGATCAGAACGAGATTAACAGATAATAAACGAAAAGGCGAATAATGATGAGTGATTATGATCGATTTTGGAAGGGGTGACTGAT comes from the Nicotiana sylvestris chromosome 4, ASM39365v2, whole genome shotgun sequence genome and includes:
- the LOC104224916 gene encoding magnesium dechelatase SGRL, chloroplastic gives rise to the protein MQSMASHHYYSALSSSSPNRDHFPSSSNCFYIYNCQVKHSTTPAVLQISSFSDRKPPYNTLVFQAVRLLGPPARFEASKLEVLLKGEEVDTYSTIVPRTYTLSHCDFTANLTLTISNNIQYDQLKGWYNKDDVVAEWTEVKGNLFLDIHCYVSGPNPLQELAAEFRYHIFSKELPLVLEAVLYGDSDFFKEHEELMNAIVRVYFHSSSKKYNRVECWGPLKDAAKGRQGDHINSLLSTSKGDFHPPKILSAKSIFQALFTFLL